The sequence GAATTACTTTAAAATCTGGAGAAAATATTAGAATATCTGATGTAGCAGAGTTTAGAGCTGAAGAAGGACCTTCTAAAATAGAAAAGAAAGATAAGAAAAAGAAGATTGTTCTATATGCTAACCTTAAAAGTGAGCTTGACTTGAAAACTGCTCAAGAACTTGTTATTGAAACCCTTGAAGATATGGGATATCCTGAGGGAATAACTTATGGCACTGGTGGAAAGAGTGCTGATATGGCTGAAATGAGTAATCAACTACAATATACATTTATGATAGCTGTATTCTTAATATACTTTATTTTAGTTTGGCAATTTGAATCTTTTATAATGCCTTTTGTTATAATTCTTTCAATTCCACTATCTACAACAGGAGCTTTCTATGCTCTTTATCTAGCTGGACTTAGTATTGATGCTATGGTTTCAGTAGGGTTTGTAATGCTAGCTGGTATAGTTGTAAACAATGCTATTGTTCTAATTGATTTTATCAACTTTAGAAGAGAAGTCGGTGACAATATGAATAAAGCTTTAATTACAGCAGGAAAAACAAGATTAAGACCTATATTAATGACAACATTAACTACTGTTCTTGGTATGCTACCTTTAATGTTTAGTAATGGTGAGGGATCTGAAATCTATAAAGGAATGTCTTTTGTTGTTGTATTTGGACTTTCTGCTGCTACACTATTGACACTTATAGTTATTCCTGTATTCTATTACTTTATAGATGACTTTGTAAAAGCATGTAAAAAATTAAAAGAGAGTATTTTAGCTAAAAAATAGATATTGTTGGAGGAAATATGGAGGGTTACTTAACTATAGGAGAGATTTCAAAACTTACTGGTGTTCCTATTTCTACATTGAGATATTACGATAGTGAAGGTATAATCTCTCCACTTTATAAAGATAAAAAAAGCAATTATAGATATTATTCTGAAATACAAATTCCTATATTAAGAATAATCTTTTATTTAAAAAGGCTTGGATTTTCAAATGACTCTATAAAAAGTCATTTGAAAACTCTAAACTATTCACATACTTTAGATTTGATCTCACAGTTAATTTATGATACTAAGCAGGAGATAAAAAAACTACAAAAGCTTCACAAAGAGCTTATTAAAAGTAGTGAGCAGATAAAAAATCTTATATCTATTGAAGAAAAAATCAACTCATTTTTTATTGAAGAGTCTGAAAAAATAAAAGCTATTTATGTTACAATAACTGAAAATGATGATGAGGAAAAATTTATAAAGGCTGCTTTTAAAAAGCTTTCTCTCTATACTTTAAATACAGAAAGAGAGTTACTTCCTATCGGAGTTTGTGCTCTTACTATTCCACAAGAAAATATAGAAAACAAAAGTTATAAAGAGACTAAATTGCTATATATGAAAGATATTAAGGAACTTACTGAAAAGATAACTCTTCCTAAAAGAAAATATGCTTGCATGTATTGTAAAGGAAATCTATTGAATAAAAATGAGAATATTGATAAGATTCTTGCTTGGATAGAAGAAAATA comes from uncultured Fusobacterium sp. and encodes:
- a CDS encoding MerR family transcriptional regulator, whose translation is MEGYLTIGEISKLTGVPISTLRYYDSEGIISPLYKDKKSNYRYYSEIQIPILRIIFYLKRLGFSNDSIKSHLKTLNYSHTLDLISQLIYDTKQEIKKLQKLHKELIKSSEQIKNLISIEEKINSFFIEESEKIKAIYVTITENDDEEKFIKAAFKKLSLYTLNTERELLPIGVCALTIPQENIENKSYKETKLLYMKDIKELTEKITLPKRKYACMYCKGNLLNKNENIDKILAWIEENNLTKSEGDILLHFLAGPGFIKAPEEIMYIIKVPIN